The Vanessa atalanta chromosome 25, ilVanAtal1.2, whole genome shotgun sequence nucleotide sequence GAATATAATCACGATGAAACAAAATCCCTATTGGTTATATCCTTACACCAGCAATCGTTGACagcactatatatattttattaaaaaaaaaaaaccgaatgaATCTTCTATTAGAATTAATATTGCTAAATTTCGGGTTGGTTATCCAGTGCAAATTTTAGGCACAAGATACTTCCGAGTTCTTACATTTTACAGCATTTGACAGTTCACGCTACTTGTATCGACGAACCGTGTTGAACACACCATCAAGTGCCCCATGTATACAACATTTTCAAACCATTAGACAACTTCTGTACTGAATCAATGGGGCTTAAAATATCGCTAATAACGTTCACACGTGTCCGTGTCTATATTAACGATGAATACTACGagatatacatacctatatatatttatttacatatatgaatatgttACAGATATtagctttttaattattgttactaaTGTCAATGAATTCACTAAGTTATTTGGTTCACTCGCAGAAATCACCTTTTGCGatatgtttgatattttaatggatttttttGTACGTATCATTTAAAATAGCATTAATTTCCATGACAAATGtacaatcaaaaaatatataaaataatatatttatatattattttttaaaattatatttttcgtaaataaatcGAAGTTTCATTGAACGGATTAATATGTGTCGTCGGATACGAATCCGCTACCCATATCCTATATACCAGACAGGACATTGCattaaacgaaatattaatttattattgatctcTCCACATCAGAGAGCACGTTAAGCTGTCATTCGGTTATCATTCCACGTTTGCTGATTTTCGCGAAAATGtttgcaataatttaaattttgacgaatgctttttatatcaataattcatATCCTCCTTTTATATGCAATCGAAAGTCCCGATTGCTTTCCTACTACACGTAAAATAGATCCCTAACGACATAGCAATAAGACTTGTATTTGATAGATTGATATATTTCTGGTATGTATTAAAACTTTGACCGATCAGTCAGACGTCATAAGCAGGACAGGATTAACTCGTAACTACGGTTcgaataatatctttatttaatgatCATTTTTTGATTGGGAAAATCTAGCATGTCTGTCAGTAGCTGAATAATTCTTATACGTTATTAGCCAGAATTTCCAgcaaaaacaattcaatatatCAAACTTTCTACAAAAGTCAGAGTTTTTGTTAAATCTGCCTTAGTTAcgaaggttattttttttttagtttggtCTCGTTTGTGAATATGTTTTAGGTTAACACAGAAAGGCTAAGATTGGCTGGATTGGATGACTTAAAGTACTTACATATACAAGAGTTTACATCTTAGACTACATGATCGGTAGTGCATTAACTGTGCAAAAGTTATCTCTAATTCAAACACTGCCAGTGGTAATAAGAGCGAAGGTTTAAGGTTAGTACAATCTTTGATAGAATGACtcctaaaatatattcaaaatacgaATTCAAAGTTACCTTCTCCTCGGAATACCCCCATCCAGACACAGTTATATGGTCGCCACAAAGTCCATCACTGATTGTTATATTCTTCACAGTGTCTCCAAACCGCAAGTCTCTGTACAATTCAAGGAGCTGCACGTCATAATCAAATGAATGATCTTTTTTGTATAATGGGTGTATGACGtgcaattttattcttatttttggaCCCTTTAAACGGTATCGGCTTCCAACTCGAATGAAGTCACTTTCAGTTCTGtaagaaaaaagataatatGGTACTTCTGATAAAATTATCACGATAGCTATTCCCAAGGATACTATCGTATGTAATTCAAGTGTATGAATAAGCAAAGATGCATTTCTATTCCCCTATTCccctaattatatataatggtaCCTTTTTGTAaggaaaaatttatatgaatacaattagtaaatatcattctatatttaaactCAAATTGAATGTTgccaaaatataaattgatgcattcttttgttttatttttttaggtgaccctaaaaaaaaaaacaaaagaatatgcatgtatgtatgaatattgTGGATATGTACTGCTACAGATTCTACTACTGAACcaattttgtatgtaagttCTTTATgagttataaaatgtattagtaataaaaaaagttgtttaacCCGAAATCTGACTCAAATGGAGGGAGATTAACTACAGGACCAAAGGCTTAATGTACTTTTGGAAGCATAGAACTGTATCGCTGCTAAATTCTCACCTCCAAGCTCCTACTGATACGCTTACTTGATTGACTTTGAAGAAAACTAATAACTTTGACTGTTCCGAACTGGGATTTAAAAATGGGTTCACTAACAATCAGAAAATGAGGCAGATAAGTAAAGAAAGTTGAGGAATTATCTTCAATAACATATTTGTTAGCCGGACTACTCAGGctcaaaaacataacaaaaaagaatttaatattaaacaataaatattttatattcgtacGAATTCAAGGGCAATAAAAAAGAatctataaaatagaatatttaacgtCTTGAATATCTTGAAAGAAAATATAGGATGTGGTAAATTTTCCATTTTCAGCTAGTAGGTATTAGGTAGACGTCGCTTCACATTCAATTCAAGACGAGGTTTGATAGACTCGGGTTATTTCGGTAAAACACTGAATTCAAGATTGTTTGCGGTGATTGGAAATCTTGCCGAAGCTTTGAAAATCTTATCACAATATCTCGcacaattaagtttaaaaatgatataatattcatGCATATAAAATTTCGGATGTTTTCCCGTATGGTAACACTTTGtatggaaatataatatatcatcctctatacataaaaaatcccTATTTGTATTTGCCATGCTATAACTTGAAAACGACTGTATCGATTTCATTCATCTTctcttttttaagtattttaagacTTTATAGAAGGTTCTTTAGGAAAGAAATATACATGTGCATTTTTCGTTTGAAAATTGTCGTTTGAAAAATTTCGTGTCAAAATTGAAGTTCATGGCATATTAGCAGTTTACACGGGTTTTCTAATAGGGATTGTGAGCCAAATACACTGGAAACGTCAGCTTCTGTTGGGTCAGCttcttttagtataaaaaaggCTATATGACTGACTTTTAGACCAGTGTAAATTGTACCAGTaagaagtataatttattatatgcataaatgttattttaaattggtgGAGAACGTCTTGCTGtagaaattattatgtaaacgtcattttattgtatttcccCCCCTCATTCTTCAATCTCATTCAATCGATCCATTCAATTCAATGCGATGTAGAAGAATAGCTAGATTTTTTTACCCACAATGCGCAGCCGTCAAAACCCACTTCTTATCCAGCAACACACCACCACAGATATCCCCATAGTTCACATGATATGACGCCTGTTCTATATCTATATCTGTACCACCTAATAtgctgaaaatataattattatatgacgTGTGTCACCAAGTTAGTTACAATATGGAATTAGAACTCGCTTGACTGCACTGGTTTAGCTCTACATATAGTTTCTATGTGATGCAATTACTGCTGCTTCCGAAGGAATTtcgaatgtttgtttttaatttcgataGTGATTAtagctaaaattttaatatatttcaatttattggatatttatggaaaatatttaaaaaaaattggattagAAAGATTGAACTGATTTTCTTGAACGAGAatatgggccacatgatggtaagtagtcaccgccGCTGAaagacattggcgatgtaagaaatttattttccatTACATAATcaatgcgtcatcaaccttTAGAACTAAGGCACTATATCCCTTATGCGGTCGTGTAGTTATACTATCTCATCcaccttttaaaccggaacagaacaatactatattgctgtttggcggtagtatagTATATTTGGTACCTACACAaacggccttgcacaaagccttaccaccaagaaaaatacataagtattgttttttgggtcattttttttttcatttttatattattaaattggtggacgaacaaatgggccacctgatggtaagtggttaccaccgtcTATAGATAAtagcgctgaaagaaatattaaccattccacacaacgccaatgggccaccaaccatgggaacttaggtgttacgtcccttgtgcctgtagttacattggctcactcaacgttcaaatcgaaacacaacaaaactgggtatgtacatacattattctCAAAGCACTGATAAGGAATTTTAGTTATGTATATACTGGATGGAAGTCCAGTAGTATCAATCGAAATCTTCTTATAATAAacgcaatatttaaatttaaccgaTCATCACGAGATGAAGTACTGATTGTCAGATATTCATGTGGCAGAAAGTTATTTGATACGTATAGGTaacctcacgatattttccttaatcACTGACTATGAGATGATGTGTGATAAATCATCTCATCCGTTATAGCATGTCGGATCAATTACATAAGAGTaagtcaattttataattacatcttaaaataaatacaaataaaaataagtaaaattctGTTAATGTCTTTTAAGAAGGTTTGTAGGTtactctaccacgctgctccaatgaggttTAGATACACGTGGCATATTTTCATCagccacgtgcaggtttcctcgcgatgttttctttcaccgtcaaacacgagatgaattctgTACACAAATATGTGAATATATAGTGTTGCTTGCCCGGGTATGAACTCGGAATCATCACTTTAGATGTTGCAGACTCATGTCTTCTAAACACTGGTCCAACAAggctctaaataaaaataaat carries:
- the LOC125073782 gene encoding trypsin-1-like; this encodes MNEIDTVVFNSEQSKLLVFFKVNQVSVSVGAWRTESDFIRVGSRYRLKGPKIRIKLHVIHPLYKKDHSFDYDVQLLELYRDLRFGDTVKNITISDGLCGDHITVSGWGYSEEKGDYRNILQQVKLPLVSLQECQKVEQTWYNNTLTSRMFCAGDEDGDACQGDSGGGAVSYGRLIGLSSFGFGCGRVPGVYINVSSPYIRLWIRIYTGV